In one window of Verrucomicrobiales bacterium DNA:
- a CDS encoding BMC domain-containing protein, with protein sequence MAQQAIGMIETRGLVALVEATDAMLKAANVELAGPITQVGNALVTAVVVGDVAAVKAATDAGAQAVKAIKGELVSVHVIARPHADVDQILPKKAAAK encoded by the coding sequence ATGGCTCAACAAGCAATTGGAATGATCGAAACGCGCGGCTTGGTCGCGCTTGTGGAAGCGACCGACGCGATGCTGAAGGCGGCTAATGTCGAGCTGGCTGGCCCCATTACCCAGGTGGGGAATGCGCTGGTCACCGCGGTCGTCGTCGGTGACGTGGCTGCCGTCAAGGCTGCGACCGATGCCGGAGCGCAGGCGGTCAAGGCGATCAAGGGCGAGCTGGTCAGCGTGCACGTGATCGCCCGGCCTCATGCGGACGTGGACCAGATCCTGCCCAAGAAGGCCGCCGCCAAGTAA